A genomic region of Jeotgalibaca ciconiae contains the following coding sequences:
- the fusA gene encoding elongation factor G — MAKREFTLENTRNIGIMAHIDAGKTTTTERILYYTGKIHKIGETHEGAAQMDWMEQEQERGITITSAATTAQWKGHRVNIIDTPGHVDFTVEVERSLRVLDGAVALLDAQSGVEPQTETVWRQATTYGVPRIVFINKMDKTGADFLYSVGTLHERLQANAHPIQLPIGSEESFSGIIDLVEMKAEIYDSEDGIEYHEEDIPAEYQEIAEEWNTKLIEAVAETDEELMMKYLEGEEISVDELKSAIRKATISVEFYPVLCGSAFKNKGVQLMLDAAIDYLPAPTDVPPITGFAPGAEDEVIEIHSDDSEPFAALAFKVMTDPFVGRLTFFRVYSGTLQAGSYIQNASKGKRERVGRILQMHANSRSEIPEVFSGDIAAAVGLKDTGTGDTLCDEKRPIILESMDFPEPVIEVAIEPKSKADQDKMGIALQKLSEEDPTFRASTNPETGQTVIAGMGELHLDIIVDRLKREFKVEATVGAPQVSYRETFRQSVEAEGKFVRQSGGKGQFGHVWIEFTPNEEGAGFEFENAIVGGVVPREYIPAVEAGLKDSMENGVLAGYPLVDVKARLYDGSYHDVDSSETAFKVAASLALRNAAKKADPVILEPRMAVEVTVPEEYLGDVMGHFSARRGSIEGTVARGNAQIVKGFIPLSEMFGYATTLRSASQGRGTFTMVFDHYEAVPKSVQDEIIAKSGKGSEE; from the coding sequence ATGGCAAAAAGAGAATTTACTCTTGAAAATACGAGAAATATTGGAATTATGGCTCATATTGACGCTGGTAAAACAACGACTACTGAGCGTATTCTATACTATACTGGTAAAATCCATAAAATTGGTGAAACCCATGAGGGTGCTGCACAAATGGACTGGATGGAACAAGAGCAAGAGCGTGGGATTACAATCACTTCTGCTGCTACAACTGCTCAGTGGAAAGGTCATCGTGTTAATATAATCGATACACCTGGACACGTGGACTTTACAGTTGAAGTTGAACGTTCGTTGCGTGTTCTTGATGGTGCGGTTGCTTTGTTGGATGCTCAATCTGGGGTTGAACCTCAAACTGAGACAGTTTGGCGTCAAGCAACTACATACGGTGTACCTCGTATTGTTTTTATTAACAAAATGGACAAAACTGGTGCTGACTTCTTGTACTCAGTTGGTACGCTTCATGAACGTCTACAAGCAAATGCTCATCCAATTCAATTACCAATTGGATCTGAAGAAAGCTTCAGCGGAATCATTGATTTAGTAGAAATGAAAGCTGAAATCTATGATTCAGAAGACGGTATTGAATACCATGAAGAAGACATTCCAGCTGAATATCAAGAAATCGCTGAAGAATGGAATACAAAATTAATTGAAGCAGTAGCAGAAACAGATGAAGAATTGATGATGAAGTACCTTGAAGGTGAAGAAATCTCAGTTGACGAATTGAAATCTGCTATCCGTAAAGCAACAATTAGTGTTGAATTCTATCCAGTACTTTGCGGTTCTGCATTTAAGAACAAAGGTGTTCAATTAATGCTGGATGCAGCAATTGATTACTTGCCAGCTCCAACAGATGTACCGCCAATTACAGGATTCGCACCTGGTGCTGAAGACGAAGTAATTGAAATTCATTCAGATGATAGCGAACCATTTGCAGCGCTAGCGTTTAAAGTTATGACAGACCCATTCGTTGGTCGTTTAACATTCTTCCGTGTATACTCTGGAACTCTTCAAGCAGGCTCTTACATTCAAAATGCATCAAAAGGCAAACGTGAACGCGTTGGTCGTATCTTGCAAATGCATGCAAACAGCCGTAGTGAAATTCCTGAAGTATTCTCTGGAGATATCGCAGCAGCAGTTGGTTTGAAAGACACGGGTACTGGTGACACATTGTGTGACGAAAAACGCCCAATTATCTTAGAATCAATGGACTTCCCAGAACCAGTTATCGAAGTTGCGATTGAACCTAAATCAAAAGCTGACCAAGATAAAATGGGTATTGCGTTACAAAAACTTTCTGAAGAAGATCCAACGTTCCGCGCTTCTACAAATCCGGAAACAGGTCAAACTGTTATTGCGGGTATGGGAGAGTTGCACTTGGACATAATCGTAGATCGTTTGAAACGCGAATTCAAGGTTGAAGCTACTGTAGGTGCTCCTCAAGTATCTTACCGTGAGACATTCCGTCAAAGCGTTGAAGCAGAAGGTAAATTTGTTCGTCAATCTGGTGGTAAAGGTCAATTCGGTCATGTATGGATTGAATTTACTCCAAACGAAGAAGGCGCTGGCTTCGAATTCGAAAATGCTATCGTAGGTGGGGTTGTTCCTCGTGAATATATTCCAGCTGTTGAAGCAGGTTTGAAAGACTCTATGGAAAACGGTGTTCTTGCAGGATATCCTTTAGTTGACGTAAAAGCTCGTCTATATGACGGATCTTACCATGATGTTGACTCTTCTGAGACAGCATTTAAGGTTGCAGCTTCACTAGCATTGCGTAACGCTGCTAAGAAAGCTGATCCAGTAATCCTAGAACCAAGAATGGCTGTAGAAGTTACAGTTCCAGAAGAGTATCTAGGAGATGTTATGGGACACTTTAGTGCACGTCGTGGTAGCATTGAAGGTACCGTTGCTCGTGGTAACGCACAAATCGTTAAAGGATTTATTCCTTTATCAGAAATGTTTGGTTATGCAACAACACTTCGTTCTGCATCACAAGGACGTGGAACATTTACAATGGTATTTGACCATTATGAAGCTGTTCCAAAATCAGTACAAGATGAAATTATTGCGAAAAGCGGTAAAGGATCGGAAGAGTAA
- the rpsG gene encoding 30S ribosomal protein S7, producing the protein MPRKGPVAKREVMPDPIYNSKLVTRTINRIMVDGKRGKAATILYNAFDIINESTGNNPLEVYEQAMKNIMPVLEVKARRVGGSNYQVPIEVRPERRQALALRWLVNYSRLRGEDTMEERLAKEIMDAANNTGASVKKREETHKMADANRAFAHYRW; encoded by the coding sequence ATGCCTCGTAAAGGTCCAGTCGCAAAACGCGAAGTTATGCCAGATCCAATTTACAATTCTAAATTAGTTACTCGCACAATTAACCGCATCATGGTTGATGGAAAACGCGGAAAAGCAGCAACTATTTTGTATAATGCATTTGACATCATTAATGAATCTACTGGTAATAATCCATTAGAAGTTTACGAACAAGCTATGAAAAACATCATGCCTGTTCTTGAAGTAAAAGCTCGTCGTGTAGGAGGTTCTAACTACCAAGTGCCTATTGAAGTACGTCCAGAACGTCGTCAAGCATTAGCACTACGCTGGTTAGTTAACTATTCTCGTCTACGTGGTGAAGATACCATGGAAGAAAGACTTGCAAAAGAAATCATGGATGCTGCTAACAACACAGGAGCTTCCGTTAAGAAACGTGAAGAAACACATAAAATGGCAGACGCTAACAGAGCTTTCGCTCATTATCGTTGGTAA
- the rpsL gene encoding 30S ribosomal protein S12 gives MPTINQLVRKPRKSAIEKSKSPALGRGYNSFKKAPTNTNSPQKRGVCTRVGTMTPKKPNSALRKYARVRLSNLLEVTAYIPGIGHNLQEHSVVLIRGGRVKDLPGVRYHIVRGALDTAGVNGRMQSRSKYGAKKPKK, from the coding sequence ATGCCTACTATTAATCAATTAGTTCGTAAACCTCGCAAATCAGCGATTGAAAAATCTAAATCTCCTGCTTTGGGAAGAGGATATAACAGTTTCAAAAAAGCTCCAACAAATACAAATTCACCTCAAAAACGTGGTGTTTGTACGCGTGTTGGTACAATGACTCCGAAGAAACCTAACTCTGCGTTACGTAAGTACGCTCGTGTACGTTTGTCTAACCTTTTAGAAGTGACAGCTTACATTCCAGGTATCGGTCATAACCTACAAGAACATAGTGTGGTGCTAATCCGTGGTGGACGTGTAAAAGACTTACCAGGGGTACGTTACCATATCGTTCGTGGTGCATTGGATACTGCTGGTGTAAACGGTCGTATGCAATCCCGTTCTAAATACGGTGCTAAAAAACCTAAAAAATAA
- the lysS gene encoding lysine--tRNA ligase — protein MNDQLLVRREKMQNLREEGTEPFHSGFRRTHMSQELHDTYDSLTKEEIDEQNISVSIAGRIMTKRGKGKVGFAHLQDNNGRIQIYVRKDAVGEEDYEIFKQADLGDIVGVTGTVMKTNTGEVTVKPSKFVHLTKALRPLPDKYHGLTNVEQKYRQRYLDLISNRESFDRFVDRSRIITEIRTYLNGLGYLEVETPVLHNLAGGATARPFITHHNALDMELYMRIALELHLKRLVIGGMEKVYEIGRVFRNEGIDTTHNPEFTMLELYTAYTDYEDVMNLVEGIFKTVTEKVKGTTMISYDGQELNMGGSYARIHMVDAIKEQTGVDFWKEMTDEEARSLAKEHKVPITEHMTVGHVINEFFEEFVEETLIQPTFIYGHPTAISPLARKNEKDPRFTDRFEFFIMGNEYGNAFTELTDPIDQRERFEAQAKEKEQGNDEAHGVDEEFLEALEHGMPPTGGLGIGIDRMVMLLTDSQSIRDILLFPTMRPHDDQQ, from the coding sequence ATGAATGATCAATTGCTCGTTCGTCGTGAGAAAATGCAGAACTTACGTGAAGAAGGTACAGAACCATTTCATAGTGGTTTTCGTCGTACCCATATGTCACAAGAATTGCATGATACATACGACAGCTTAACGAAAGAAGAAATTGACGAGCAAAACATAAGTGTATCCATTGCTGGTAGAATTATGACAAAGCGTGGCAAAGGGAAAGTAGGATTTGCTCATCTTCAAGATAACAATGGACGTATCCAGATATACGTTCGTAAAGATGCGGTTGGCGAGGAAGATTACGAGATCTTTAAGCAAGCAGACTTGGGGGATATTGTCGGAGTAACCGGTACTGTCATGAAGACAAATACTGGGGAAGTAACCGTTAAGCCAAGCAAATTTGTCCATTTAACAAAAGCTTTGCGACCACTACCTGATAAATATCATGGTTTAACAAATGTAGAACAAAAATATCGTCAACGCTATTTAGATTTAATCAGTAATCGTGAAAGCTTTGATCGTTTTGTAGACCGCAGCCGGATTATTACTGAAATTCGAACATACTTGAATGGTCTTGGATATCTAGAAGTTGAAACACCCGTTTTACATAATTTGGCAGGTGGGGCAACAGCGCGTCCATTTATCACGCATCACAATGCTTTGGATATGGAATTATACATGCGTATTGCATTGGAGTTGCATTTGAAACGCCTTGTTATCGGTGGAATGGAAAAGGTTTATGAAATTGGTCGCGTATTCCGTAACGAAGGAATCGATACAACCCATAATCCTGAGTTTACGATGTTGGAATTGTATACTGCTTATACGGATTATGAAGATGTGATGAACTTAGTAGAAGGAATTTTCAAGACTGTAACAGAAAAAGTAAAAGGAACAACGATGATTTCTTATGATGGTCAAGAATTAAATATGGGCGGATCGTATGCTCGTATTCATATGGTTGACGCGATTAAAGAGCAAACGGGTGTTGATTTCTGGAAAGAGATGACGGACGAAGAAGCTCGCAGCCTAGCAAAAGAACATAAGGTTCCAATTACTGAACACATGACAGTAGGACACGTAATTAATGAATTCTTTGAAGAATTTGTTGAGGAGACATTGATCCAGCCAACATTTATCTATGGTCATCCAACTGCTATTTCTCCATTGGCACGTAAGAATGAAAAGGATCCTCGTTTTACTGATCGTTTTGAATTTTTCATTATGGGAAATGAATACGGAAATGCCTTTACTGAATTGACCGATCCGATTGATCAAAGAGAGCGTTTTGAAGCACAAGCAAAGGAAAAAGAACAAGGAAACGATGAAGCACATGGTGTGGATGAAGAATTCTTGGAAGCTTTAGAACACGGTATGCCGCCAACAGGGGGGCTAGGAATTGGAATTGACCGCATGGTTATGTTACTAACAGATAGCCAATCCATTCGCGATATTTTACTATTCCCAACGATGAGACCGCATGACGATCAACAATAA
- a CDS encoding PLP-dependent cysteine synthase family protein — protein sequence MEKIVSHISELIGETPLFKLTKVVPSGAADVYVKLESLNIGHSIKDRVVLNILEVAEEQGKISPSDAVVEVTDGNASISLAMLAAAKGYRSILVMPEGTSAAYLPQLRMYDAEVIETPESEGINGAIKAAVELSQQDGYFYLNQYRNLANTAVHEGMTGPEIVDAFDGKYPDSFVATAGTGGTLTGVGKYLRAGNPNIELYAVETEEAPILSNELKGESAISGISSDYLSPLLDQTLYNGVIRISSQEAVEMTKRLAREEGLLLALSSGAAIAGAIEVAKKLGTNKKVITISNGDY from the coding sequence ATGGAAAAAATCGTTAGCCATATTTCAGAACTGATTGGAGAAACACCGCTTTTTAAACTAACAAAAGTTGTTCCGTCTGGAGCAGCGGATGTGTATGTAAAATTAGAGTCACTCAATATTGGTCATAGTATTAAAGATCGCGTGGTCCTTAATATCTTAGAAGTGGCTGAAGAACAAGGTAAAATAAGTCCTAGTGATGCGGTTGTAGAAGTGACCGATGGCAATGCGAGTATTTCTTTAGCTATGCTAGCAGCTGCAAAAGGTTACCGTTCTATTTTGGTTATGCCTGAAGGGACGAGTGCTGCCTACTTGCCACAACTAAGGATGTATGACGCAGAAGTGATTGAAACACCAGAATCTGAAGGCATAAATGGCGCAATCAAAGCAGCAGTAGAACTCAGTCAACAAGATGGCTACTTTTACTTAAACCAATACCGTAATCTTGCCAATACAGCTGTTCATGAAGGGATGACAGGTCCAGAAATTGTCGATGCTTTTGATGGGAAATATCCCGATTCATTCGTTGCGACTGCAGGAACGGGTGGGACTTTGACAGGGGTAGGGAAATATTTAAGGGCTGGAAATCCCAATATTGAACTCTATGCCGTTGAAACCGAAGAAGCACCAATATTGAGCAATGAATTAAAAGGTGAGAGTGCGATTAGTGGAATCAGTTCAGATTATCTCTCACCACTCCTAGATCAAACATTGTATAACGGAGTCATTCGAATTTCTTCTCAAGAAGCAGTCGAAATGACGAAGCGCTTAGCAAGAGAAGAAGGTCTTCTACTAGCACTATCAAGTGGGGCAGCAATTGCAGGTGCCATTGAAGTTGCTAAAAAATTAGGAACGAATAAAAAAGTAATCACCATTTCAAACGGCGACTACTGA
- the hslO gene encoding Hsp33 family molecular chaperone HslO, protein MSDYLVKGMAYGGQFRVYAVDATNTVAEAQRRHDTWSASSAALGRAMIGSILIATTGLKDDQKMTVMINGNGLGGRIMVDANGKGDVKGYIVNPHVNLPLNSNGKLDVRGVVGTEGLLTVIKDLGLKEPFTGQVPLVSGELGEDFTYYMANSEQIPSAVGLSVLVDTDDSIKVAGGFMIQVLPDASEEAISSIEENLAEMPLVSRLMEKGVTPEEVLEKIIGKENIHFIEKMPVQFKCDCSHDRFKDGLAAVGKEELEEIIREDKGAEVICHFCGEKYYYSEEELTELLEEIQK, encoded by the coding sequence ATGTCGGATTATTTAGTAAAAGGGATGGCTTATGGTGGGCAATTCCGTGTATATGCAGTGGATGCAACAAATACTGTTGCAGAAGCTCAAAGGCGCCATGATACGTGGAGCGCGTCTTCAGCAGCGTTGGGAAGAGCGATGATAGGATCAATCTTGATTGCAACAACAGGATTGAAAGACGATCAAAAGATGACGGTAATGATCAATGGGAATGGACTAGGCGGCCGCATCATGGTGGACGCAAATGGAAAAGGCGATGTAAAAGGGTATATCGTTAACCCGCATGTGAACTTGCCGTTAAATAGTAATGGGAAATTAGACGTGCGCGGTGTGGTTGGGACAGAAGGCCTATTAACAGTCATCAAAGATTTAGGCTTAAAAGAACCATTTACTGGACAAGTTCCTCTTGTCAGCGGTGAGCTAGGAGAAGATTTCACCTATTATATGGCAAACTCAGAACAAATACCTTCAGCAGTAGGATTGAGCGTATTGGTTGATACAGACGATTCAATCAAAGTTGCCGGAGGTTTCATGATTCAAGTGTTGCCGGATGCGAGTGAAGAGGCGATTTCTTCCATTGAAGAAAACCTGGCTGAAATGCCATTAGTATCTCGTTTAATGGAAAAAGGTGTTACACCTGAAGAAGTGCTTGAAAAAATAATTGGTAAAGAAAATATCCACTTTATTGAAAAAATGCCGGTCCAATTCAAATGTGACTGCTCTCACGATCGTTTTAAAGATGGACTGGCAGCAGTTGGAAAAGAAGAATTAGAAGAAATTATTCGAGAAGATAAAGGCGCGGAAGTAATTTGTCATTTTTGTGGTGAAAAATATTATTATTCGGAAGAAGAATTAACAGAATTACTGGAAGAAATTCAAAAATAA